Proteins encoded in a region of the Planococcus shixiaomingii genome:
- the rsgA gene encoding ribosome small subunit-dependent GTPase A, whose translation MPKGQIRKALSGFYYVVDQDGKRYIQCRGRGVFRNRQISPLVGDFVDYEADNDLEGTITVVHERKNELVRPPISNIDQAILVFSAKQPDFHPLLLDRFLTAIESHFIKPVICLTKMDLVPESEKEELLKYVEDYEKIGYEVIPTFKGDPALAERLMPVLEGKISVLAGQSGVGKSTLLNTILPSLELKTDDISRALNRGKHTTRHVELIEVNNGLLADTPGFSSFDFETVEKEELSGCFPEMAERSGNCKFRECLHLNEPKCAIKAAVEAKEIPDYRYKHYLKFLEEIMTRKPRYPND comes from the coding sequence ATGCCGAAAGGTCAAATTAGAAAAGCGTTGAGCGGTTTTTACTATGTTGTGGACCAAGATGGAAAACGTTACATTCAATGCAGAGGCCGGGGAGTTTTTCGGAACCGGCAAATCTCTCCGCTGGTCGGAGATTTTGTAGACTATGAAGCAGATAACGATCTGGAAGGGACAATCACCGTAGTTCATGAGCGTAAAAATGAACTGGTGCGCCCGCCAATTTCCAATATTGATCAAGCCATACTTGTATTTTCAGCAAAACAGCCGGATTTCCATCCGCTGTTGCTCGACCGTTTTTTGACAGCAATCGAATCGCATTTCATCAAGCCGGTTATTTGCCTGACAAAAATGGATTTGGTGCCAGAAAGTGAAAAAGAAGAGTTGCTGAAGTATGTAGAAGATTATGAGAAAATCGGCTATGAAGTTATTCCGACTTTCAAAGGAGACCCTGCTTTAGCCGAGCGATTGATGCCGGTCCTTGAAGGGAAAATCAGTGTATTAGCCGGCCAATCCGGTGTCGGCAAATCAACATTGCTGAATACCATTTTGCCGTCGCTCGAATTGAAAACAGATGATATTTCCCGTGCCTTGAACCGAGGAAAACACACCACCCGACACGTAGAGCTGATTGAAGTAAACAATGGATTGCTAGCAGATACACCTGGTTTCAGTTCATTTGATTTTGAAACGGTCGAAAAAGAAGAGCTGTCGGGTTGTTTCCCAGAAATGGCCGAACGTTCTGGCAACTGCAAGTTTAGAGAATGCTTGCATTTAAACGAACCGAAGTGCGCTATAAAAGCAGCGGTAGAAGCTAAAGAAATTCCCGATTACCGCTACAAGCACTATTTGAAATTTTTGGAAGAAATTATGACTAGAAAGCCGAGGTACCCAAATGATTAA
- the rpe gene encoding ribulose-phosphate 3-epimerase has protein sequence MIKIAPSILAADFSKLGEEVLEVERAGADWIHIDVMDGRFVPNITMGPIVVDAIRPLTKLPFDVHLMIEDPDRYIEDFAKAGADWITVHVEAAPHLHRTIQLIRSFGVKPGVVLNPHTPIESIQHILEDIDMVLFMTVNPGFGGQKFIHSVIPKVEQLAKIIKDKNLSIEIQIDGGINEETIVLCAKAGATVFVAGSAIFGEEDRSLALQSIKRAGEEAVL, from the coding sequence ATGATTAAAATTGCACCGTCTATACTAGCCGCAGACTTTTCCAAATTGGGAGAAGAAGTACTTGAAGTTGAAAGAGCCGGAGCGGATTGGATCCACATTGATGTCATGGATGGCCGTTTTGTGCCGAACATTACGATGGGACCAATTGTGGTAGACGCGATCCGTCCTTTGACTAAATTGCCATTCGATGTCCACTTGATGATTGAAGACCCGGATCGTTATATCGAAGATTTTGCAAAAGCGGGCGCAGATTGGATCACAGTCCATGTAGAAGCTGCACCGCATCTTCACCGGACGATTCAGCTGATTCGATCATTCGGCGTTAAACCAGGAGTAGTGTTAAATCCGCATACGCCAATCGAATCCATTCAGCACATTCTGGAAGATATTGATATGGTCTTGTTTATGACTGTCAATCCTGGATTTGGCGGCCAGAAATTCATTCATTCCGTCATCCCGAAAGTTGAGCAATTAGCTAAAATTATTAAGGACAAAAACTTATCTATTGAAATTCAAATTGACGGTGGCATTAACGAAGAAACGATTGTCCTATGTGCAAAAGCGGGGGCAACAGTTTTCGTAGCCGGATCTGCTATATTTGGCGAAGAAGACCGGTCATTAGCGCTGCAATCAATTAAAAGAGCCGGAGAAGAGGCAGTCTTGTGA
- the pknB gene encoding Stk1 family PASTA domain-containing Ser/Thr kinase — MLIGKRINGRYKVMELIGGGGMSNVYLAHDMILDRDIAIKILRYDFSNEEELRRRFQREALSTTSLAHPNIVNIFDVGEDGSLHYLVMEYVPGKTLKEYIIEHSPVAPERAVEIMKQLTSALAHAHQNQIVHRDIKPQNILMDDEGNVKISDFGIAMALSATSYTQTNSVLGTVHYLSPEQARGGTANKKSDIYSLGIVMYELLTGKLPFSGESAVSIALKHLQTETPSLRASIPTLPQSLENVVLKATAKKMQFRYQSADEMEADLATVLSPERLEEPKFKVPEDQDETRAMPVIKDAAAYSNTEPTKTIVPVAGTKKNSKTVPPKKEKKKKWPWLIAILGFLLIAGLVAAVAFPGIFGPRQVAVPDVSGMDRTEAIEELRAAGFVLGEETEAFSEEVEEGTVIRTIPEAEKMRDRESEIQLFVSKGKETVELDDYVGRTIDETTEVLEEQNIQSIEQTEEFSDEPAGTILEQRPTAGTEIVISETDIEFTISKGKDMREVKDLTGYSEEDLNQYARTSGFNILIVGEESSDSAEAGTVLSQNPKGNEQLEAGSTIEVTLSSGRAELPMKTYIKTIEIPFEPADEEAQEQTVQIYIQDQDDTMAEPVEEFTITEPETRQIELQIAEGENAVYRVVRDSTVVLEETIAYDSVE; from the coding sequence ATGTTGATTGGCAAAAGAATTAATGGCCGTTATAAAGTGATGGAACTGATTGGCGGCGGCGGAATGTCTAACGTCTATTTGGCGCATGACATGATTTTGGATCGCGACATTGCGATTAAAATTTTGCGTTACGATTTTTCGAATGAAGAAGAGCTTCGCCGGCGTTTTCAACGAGAAGCGTTGTCGACCACAAGTCTTGCCCATCCAAACATCGTCAATATATTTGATGTGGGAGAAGACGGCTCTCTTCATTATTTGGTTATGGAATATGTTCCAGGAAAAACGTTGAAAGAATACATAATCGAACACTCACCTGTAGCGCCTGAACGGGCGGTAGAGATTATGAAACAGTTGACCTCAGCTTTGGCACACGCCCATCAGAACCAGATTGTCCACCGCGACATAAAGCCGCAAAATATCCTGATGGATGATGAAGGCAATGTGAAAATCAGTGACTTTGGGATCGCCATGGCATTGAGTGCAACTTCGTATACGCAAACCAATTCTGTACTTGGCACTGTGCATTACTTGTCTCCGGAACAAGCGCGTGGAGGCACCGCCAATAAAAAATCGGATATTTACTCGCTCGGGATTGTCATGTACGAATTGTTGACCGGGAAATTGCCTTTCTCCGGAGAATCGGCTGTTTCGATTGCATTAAAGCATTTGCAAACCGAAACTCCGTCACTTCGCGCAAGCATTCCAACCTTACCGCAAAGCTTAGAGAATGTCGTTTTGAAAGCGACAGCGAAAAAAATGCAGTTCCGTTACCAAAGTGCTGATGAAATGGAAGCTGATTTAGCAACCGTATTATCGCCAGAACGTTTGGAAGAGCCAAAATTTAAAGTTCCCGAAGATCAGGATGAAACACGGGCTATGCCGGTCATTAAAGATGCGGCGGCTTACAGTAATACAGAACCGACGAAAACGATTGTTCCCGTTGCAGGCACAAAGAAAAATTCAAAAACGGTTCCACCGAAAAAAGAGAAAAAGAAAAAGTGGCCGTGGCTAATAGCCATCCTTGGTTTTTTGCTTATTGCAGGACTCGTAGCTGCAGTAGCATTCCCAGGAATATTCGGCCCAAGGCAAGTGGCAGTTCCCGATGTTTCCGGAATGGATCGAACCGAAGCGATTGAAGAGTTGAGGGCAGCCGGTTTTGTGTTAGGGGAGGAGACCGAGGCGTTTTCGGAAGAAGTCGAAGAAGGCACCGTGATTCGGACCATACCTGAAGCAGAAAAGATGCGGGACCGTGAATCTGAAATCCAGCTGTTTGTAAGTAAAGGAAAAGAGACGGTAGAACTGGACGACTATGTCGGCAGAACGATTGATGAAACGACTGAGGTTTTAGAAGAACAAAATATCCAGTCAATAGAACAAACTGAGGAATTTTCCGATGAACCTGCCGGCACCATTCTTGAACAACGGCCAACAGCGGGAACAGAGATTGTGATCAGCGAAACTGACATTGAGTTTACAATCAGCAAAGGGAAAGATATGCGGGAAGTGAAAGACTTAACTGGTTATTCCGAAGAGGATTTGAACCAATATGCCCGTACATCAGGCTTCAACATTCTGATTGTGGGAGAAGAATCTTCAGATAGCGCAGAAGCCGGGACAGTTTTGTCGCAAAATCCGAAAGGCAATGAACAACTTGAGGCTGGCAGTACGATTGAAGTGACTTTGTCTTCTGGCCGAGCGGAGCTGCCAATGAAAACTTACATTAAAACGATTGAAATTCCGTTTGAACCGGCTGACGAAGAAGCCCAAGAGCAAACTGTGCAAATCTACATCCAGGATCAAGACGATACTATGGCAGAACCTGTTGAGGAATTCACAATCACTGAACCGGAAACACGGCAAATCGAATTGCAGATAGCAGAAGGCGAAAATGCGGTTTATCGTGTTGTTCGGGATTCGACTGTTGTTTTAGAGGAAACGATTGCGTACGATAGCGTGGAATAA